Proteins co-encoded in one Oreochromis aureus strain Israel breed Guangdong linkage group 3, ZZ_aureus, whole genome shotgun sequence genomic window:
- the LOC120433751 gene encoding polyadenylate-binding protein 2-B-like, with product MAENHLEYGYLEGESIGEQFTEDPELLAIKARVQELEMEEESERLKEEERCDAVDMQLLTSSPQSGPFYNMTPEERIDADNRSIYVGNVDYGATADELEIHFNGCGPVNRVTILCDRFSGHPKGFAYIEFSDRDSGQSAISVVTACELCFEDNC from the coding sequence ATGGCGGAAAATCATCTGGAGTACGGCTACCTCGAGGGCGAGTCCATCGGAGAGCAATTCACGGAGGACCCGGAGCTGCTGGCCATCAAGGCCAGGGTGCAGGAGCTGGAGATGGAAGAAGAGTCGGAAAgactgaaggaggaggagaggtgtGATGCAGTGGACATGCAGCTCCTGACCAGCAGCCCTCAGTCTGGACCTTTCTACAACATGACTCCCGAGGAGAGGATAGATGCAGACAACAGGTCGATCTATGTTGGAAATGTAGACTATGGAGCCACTGCAGATGAGTTGGAGATCCACTTCAATGGCTGTGGTCCTGTCAACAGAGTTACCATCCTGTGTGACAGGTTCTCCGGCCATCCTAAGGGCTTTGCTTACATTGAGTTCTCCGATCGGGATTCTGGCCAGAGTGCCATTAGTGTGGTTACAGCTTGTGAGCTGTGTTTTGAGGACAACTGCTGA